In Malus sylvestris chromosome 16, drMalSylv7.2, whole genome shotgun sequence, the following are encoded in one genomic region:
- the LOC126608502 gene encoding 1-aminocyclopropane-1-carboxylate oxidase homolog 1-like, with product MAATISAVGDELGVRSTAMGDNYGDRRSELKAFDDTKAGVKGLLDAGFTKIPRIFYCPSRHDHETEAAGEQAMLSIPVIDLQGIHQNDPASRPRVIDEVRFASEKWGFFQVVNHGIPVEVLNQMIDGVREFHELDIELKKEFYSRDFARKVFFMSNRDMYHSLEANWKDTLVCYVAPDPPKPEELPSVCREIVNDYSKQVMDLGFILFELLSEALGLNSNHLKNMDCAEGLIQLCHYYPACPEPDLTLGTGKHTDGTFITILLQDQTGGLEVLYDNRWVNVPPEDGALLVNIGDFLQLMANDKYTSVPHRVISKSVGPRISVASFFRPYVVAGKSKAYAPIKELVTEENPQVYRELDLKEYMMHHASEKAKGTCQPLLHFKI from the exons ATGGCGGCCACAATAAGCGCAGTTGGAGATGAACTTGGAGTTAGGTCTACTGCAATGGGGGATAATTACGGTGACCGCAGAAGTGAGCTGAAAGCATTTGATGATACAAAAGCTGGTGTCAAGGGACTGCTCGATGCAGGCTTCACGAAAATTCCCCGTATTTTCTACTGTCCATCACGGCATGATCATGAGACGGAGGCCGCTGGGGAGCAAGCCATGCTCAGTATTCCAGTCATTGATCTCCAAGGCATACACCAAAACGATCCCGCTTCGCGTCCTCGAGTCATCGACGAAGTCAGATTTGCGAGTGAGAAATGGGGTTTCTTTCAGGTTGTAAATCATGGGATTCctgttgaagttttgaatcaGATGATTGACGGAGTACGTGAGTTCCATGAGCTGGATATTGAGCTTAAGAAAGAGTTTTATTCAAGGGACTTTGCGAGAAAGGTGTTTTTTATGTCCAATCGTGATATGTACCATTCTCTGGAAGCTAACTGGAAGGATACACTTGTGTGTTATGTGGCTCCGGATCCACCCAAACCAGAAGAATTACCCTCAGTGTGCAG AGAAATTGTGAATGATTACTCAAAGCAAGTGATGGATTTGGGATTTATTTTGTTTGAGTTACTATCCGAGGCTCTTGGGCTCAACTCAAACCATCTTAAAAACATGGATTGCGCTGAGGGGCTTATTCAACTGTGTCACTACTACCCAGCATGCCCTGAACCAGACTTGACATTGGGCACTGGCAAGCATACTGATGGCACCTTCATCACCATACTTTTACAGGACCAAACTGGTGGCCTCGAAGTTTTATACGATAATCGATGGGTTAATGTTCCTCCCGAGGACGGTGCTCTACTTGTCAACATTGGGGACTTTCTGCAG CTCATGGCAAACGACAAGTATACGAGTGTCCCCCACAGAGTAATATCCAAGAGTGTAGGCCCAAGAATTTCGGTGGCAAGCTTTTTTCGACCATATGTTGTCGCAGGGAAATCAAAAGCTTACGCACCAATCAAGGAATTGGTAACAGAAGAAAATCCCCAAGTCTACCGGGAACTCGATTTGAAAGAGTATATGATGCACCACGCCTCAGAAAAAGCAAAAGGGACATGTCAGCCTTTACTACATTTCAAGATATAA